TCATGGCGTCACGCAGACGCACGTCCGGCGCTACGATAGCGTCGCCGCGAGCGAAGGATTGTTCGATCGCATCGGTAGGACGCGTCGACAGCAGACGGTACAGGTACAGCGGACCGCCGGCCTTCGGACCGGTACCCGACAGGCCTTCGCCACCGAATGGCTGCACGCCGACCACGGCACCGACGATGTTGCGGTTGACGTAGACGTTACCGGCGTTGACGTTGTCGATCACCTTGGCGATGGTTTCGTCGATGCGAGTGTGCACGCCGAGGGTCAGGCCGTAGCCGGATGCGTTGATCTGGCCGATCAGTTGGTCGATGTCTTTGCGCTTGTAGCGCACCACGTGCAGCACCGGGCCAAAGATCTCCCGTTGCAGCTCGTCGAAGCTTTCCAGCTCGATCAGGGTCGGCATCACGAAGGTGCCGCGTTTGACTTCTTCGCTGTTGGCGATCGCCACCTGGTACACGTTGCGACCTTTGTCGCGCATGGCCTGGATGTGTTTCTCGATGCCGGCCTTGGCTTCGGCGTCGATCACCGGGCCAATGTCCACGGACAGGCGCTCCGGGTTACCGAGACGGCATTCCGCCATGGCGCCCTTGAGCATTTCGATGACACGATCAGCGGAATCTTCCTGCAAGCACAGCACCCGCAGCGCCGAGCAGCGTTGACCGGCGCTGTCGAAGGCTGACGACACCACGTCGATAACGACTTGTTCGGTCAGTGCCGAGGAGTCGACGATCATCGCGTTCTGGCCGCCGGTTTCGGCGATCAGCGGGATCGGACGGCCCTGAGCATCCAGGCGACCGGCGATGTTGCGTTGCAGCAGGCGCGCGACTTCGGTGGAGCCGGTGAACATCACGCCTTTGACCCGATCGTCGCCGACCAGACGGGCGCCGACGGTTTCGCCACGGCCCGGCAGCAGTTGCAGCACGCCTTCCGGAATCCCGGCTTCGAGCAGCAGACGCACGGCTTGAGCGGCGACCAGCGGGGTTTGTTCGGCAGGCTTGGCCAGTACCGGATTGCCAGCGGCCAGTGCGGCAGCGACTTGGCCGCTGAAGATTGCCAGCGGGAAGTTCCACGGGCTGATGCACACCACTGGGCCCAACGGGCGGTGGGCGTCGTTGGTGAAATCGTTGCGCGCCTGCACCGCGTAATAACGCAGGAAGTCCACCGCTTCACGCACTTCGGCGATGGCGTTGGCGAATGTCTTGCCGGCTTCGCGAGCCAACAGGCCCATCAGCGGCTGGATCTCGCCTTCCATCAAATCGGCGGCACGTTCCAGAATCGCGGCGCGTTCGGCCGGCGGCGTGGCCTGCCAGATCGGCGCAGCATTCAAGGCGCATTGGATCGCGTTGTCGACGTCTTCGACGGTGGCTTCCTGCACATGGCCCACCACGTCACGCAGATCGGAAGGGTTCAGGACTGGCGCAGGGCTTTCAGTGCTGGAGGCGCAACCGAGCATCGGCGCGGCTTTCCAGTTGTTGTGCGCGGTGGCCAGCAGGGCGCACGACAGGGATGCCAAACGGTGTTCGTTGGCCATGTCGATGCCACTGGAGTTGGCGCGCTCGGCACCGTACAGGTCACGTGGCAGCGGGATGCGCGGGTGCGGCAGGCCGAAACCGCCTTCCAGCGTCGCCATCTGCTCGATGCTGGCCACCGGATCGGCCACCAGTTCCTGAATCGAAATCGACTGGTCGGCAATGCGGTTAACGAACGAGGTGTTCGCGCCGTTTTCCAGCAGACGACGCACCAGATACGCCAGCAGGGTTTCGTGGGTGCCGACCGGAGCGTACACGCGGCACGGACGGTTCAGCTTGCCTTCGGAGACTTTGCCTACAACCTGTTCGTAAAGCGGTTCACCCATGCCATGCAGGCACTGGAACTCGTACTGGCCGGGGTAATAGTTCTGGCCAGCGATGTGGTAAATGGCCGACAGCGTGTGGGCGTTGTGCGTGGCGAACTGCGGGTAGATGACTTCCGGCACCGACAGCAGTTTGCGCGCGCAGGCGATGTAGGACACGTCGGTGTACACCTTGCGGGTGTACACCGGATAGCCTTCCAGGCCTTCGACCTGGGCGCGTTTGATTTCGCTGTCCCAGTACGCGCCTTTCACCAGGCGGATCATCAGGCGATGACGGCTGCGGCGAGCCAGGTCGATCACATAGTCGATCACATAAGGGCAGCGCTTCTGGTAAGCCTGGATCACGAAGCCGATACCGTTCCAGCCGGTCAGTTGCGGCTCGAAGCACAGGCGCTCCAGCAGATCCAGCGACAACTCGAGGCGGTCGGCTTCTTCGGCGTCGATGTTCAGGCCGATATCGTATTGCTTGGCCAGCAGGGTCAGCGACAGCAGGCGCGGGTACAGCTCGTCCATCACGCGCTCGTACTGGGCGCGGCTGTAGCGCGGGTGCAAGGCGGACAGCTTGATCGAAATGCCCGGGCCTTCGTAAATCCCACGACCGTGGGAGGCTTTGCCGATCGCATGGATGGCTTGTTCGTACGAGGCCAGGTACTTCTGGGCGTCATGTTCGGTGAGGGCGGCTTCACCCAGCATGTCGTAGGAATAGCGGAAGCCTTTGGCTTCGAACTTGCTGGCGTTGGCCAGGGCTTCGGCGATGGTTTCGCCGGTGACGAACTGCTCGCCCATCAGGCGCATGGCCATGTCGACGCCCTTGCGGATCATCGGCTCGCCGCTCTTGCCGATGATGCGGCTCAGGGAGGAGGTCAGTCCGGCTTCATTGTGGGTGGCGACCAGTTTGCCGGTCAGCAACAGGCCCCAAGTGGCGGCGTTGACGAACAGCGACGGGCTGTTGCCCAGGTGTGGCTGCCAGTTGCCGGTGCTGATCTTGTCGCGGATCAGTGCGTCGCGGGTGCCTTTGTCCGGGATGCGCAGCAGCGCTTCGGCCAGGCACATCAGCGCCACGCCTTCCTGGGACGACAGGGAAAATTCCTGCAACAGGCCCTGAACAATCCCGGCACGGCCGCCGGCGCTCTTCTGATTGCGCAGTTTCTCGGCAATCGAGGCGGCGAGCTTGTTGGTGGCCTCGGCCATCGGTGCCGGCAGGCGCGCCTGCTCGATCAGCATCGGCACCACTTCGGGTTCCGGGCGACGGTAGGCGGCGGTGATCGAAGCGCGCAGTACCGATTGCGGCAGGATGCTTTCGGCGAATTCCAGGAAGCACTGGTGTGCGTGATCGACGTGGACCTCGCCGGCCTCGTCAACTTCCTTGCCGTTCAAACCATTCAGCTCGGACAGGGTTGCACCACCCTCGAGTTTTTCCAGGTAATTGAAAATTGCCTGCTTGATCAGCCAGTGCGGCGTGCGATCAATCGAGGTCGCGGCGGCCTTGAGGCGTTCGCGGGTCGGGTCGTCAAGTTTGACCCCAAGGGTGGTGGTAGCCATATTTTTATCCTCATGTTTGCCACGACCGCGTGGCATCAGCTGACGGCAAGATTAGCTGTGCGCTGGTTGAGGTGCAACCGGGTGCAACCCTTTTTTTGCCGGAATAATAAGCAGCTCGTCAGGAAATAAATTCTGGTACACCCGGACCGCTCCTGCTTGGTGCTTTTACTTCTAGCGCAATCCGGAAAACGCCCTAAAAAGGAGCAAAAACCGACTGTTTTCAGGTAAATCCGATTAGGTGCAACTTATTCGAACGAAACTGGTTGCACCTTATTTGCATTGTTGAATAGCATTCGCGGCCAAGGTGCAACCGGGTCAAAAAGATCGGTGCACCGGCTGATGGCTTTCCTGGGGAAACATCAGTCATAAATGCGCGGGCCCCGAATCGTCTGTCAAACGTCATCGTTTGCGAGCGGTTCACCAGCCGCCGCTACATAAAAACAATGCCAGGGCGTAACTCAATGAGCGTAAGCAATCCAACCCTGATCACGTTCGTGATCTACATCGCAGCAATGGTGCTGATCGGCTTCATGGCCTATCGCTCCACCAACAACCTTTCTGACTACATTCTGGGCGGCCGTAGCCTGGGCAGCGTCGTGACCGCACTCTCTGCCGGTGCTTCCGACATGAGCGGCTGGTTGTTGATGGGCCTGCCGGGCGCTATCTACATGTCCGGTCTTTCCGAAAGCTGGATCGCCATCGGCCTGATCGTCGGTGCTTACCTGAACTGGCTGTTCGTCGCCGGCCGTCTGCGTGTGCAGACCGAGCACAATGGCGATGCGCTGACCCTGCCGGACTACTTCTCCAGCCGTTTCGAAGACAAAAGCGGCCTGCTGCGGATCATCTCCGCGGTCGTGATCCTGGTGTTCTTCACCATCTACTGCGCTTCCGGCATCGTGGCCGGTGCCCGTCTGTTCGAAAGCACCTTCGGCATGTCCTACGAGACCGCGCTGTGGGCTGGTGCTGCGGCGACGATTGCCTACACCTTCGTTGGTGGTTTCCTGGCAGTGAGCTGGACCGACACCGTACAAGCCACGTTGATGATCTTCGCCCTGTTGCTGACGCCGATCATCGTGCTGTTGGCCACTGGCGGCATCGACACCACGTTCCTGGCCATTGAAGCGCAAGATCCAAGCAACTTCGACATGCTGAAAAACACCACCTTCATCGGCGTGATTTCGCTGATGGGCTGGGGTCTTGGCTACTTCGGCCAGCCGCACATCCTGGCGCGTTTCATGGCGGCGGATTCGGTCAAGTCGATCGCCAACGCTCGTCGCATCTCCATGACCTGGATGATCCTGTGCCTGGGCGGCACCGTCGCGGTAGGTTTCTTCGGCATCGCTTACTTCTCGGCAAACCCAGCCCTGGCCTTGCCGGTGAGCGAAAACCACGAGCGTGTGTTCATCGAACTGGCAAAAATCCTGTTCAATCCATGGGTTGCCGGTGTGTTGCTGTCGGCCATTCTGGCGGCGGTGATGAGTACCCTGAGCTGCCAACTGCTGGTGTGCTCGAGCGCCCTGACCGAAGATTTCTACAAAACCTTCCTGCGTAAAAGTGCTTCCCAGGTTGAGCTGGTCTGGGTCGGCCGTGCCATGGTGCTGCTGGTTGCGCTGATCGCTATCGCTCTGGCGGCTAACCCGCAAAACCGTGTACTGGGCCTGGTCAGCTACGCCTGGGCAGGTTTCGGTGCTGCGTTCGGTCCAGTTGTCCTGATCTCCGTGATCTGGAAAAACATGACCCGCAACGGCGCACTGGCCGGCATCCTGGTCGGCGCGACCACTGTGATCGTCTGGAAACACTTCGAACTGCTGGGCCTGTACGAAATCATCCCTGGTTTCATCTTCGCCAGCCTGGCGATCTACATCGTCAGCAAAATGGGCGCACCGACCAGCGGCATGCTTTCGCGCTTCGCTGCAGCCGAAAAGGATTTCCGCCTGAACCAGTGAGGGGGATGAGCTGATGCTCTGACCTTTCGCCGAACATGAAAACGGCCCGCTTCCTTTTGGAGGCGGGCCGTTTTTTTTGCGCTCCCACATTTGTTTGGAGGTGCTTCTGACAGGAATGTCTGTAGTGCTTTATCCAGTTTTTTGAAGGAAAAATCCCTAAAAAAGCAGGGTAAATCTGATTTCCTTGTCCCTCCATCAACACCCCTTGTCGCTCATGCAGAATCGCCCGCCTTCATTCTGCAGAGACACATCGGATGTTCGCGCCTGCCAATCAACCGCGTTTCACGTTGACCCTCGACGGCGTCCAGAATGAGCTCAAGGTGCTTGAGTTCACGGGCAAGGAAGCCATCAGCCAACCCTACCGTTTTGACCTGGAACTGGTCAGCGAGCGACCCGACATAGAGCTCGAAAGCCTGCTGCATCGTCAGGCGTTTCTGAGTTTCGATGCGCAAGGTTCCGGTATTCATGGTCAGATCTTTCGCGTCGGCCAAAGCGATTCCGGGCACCGTCTGACGGGTTACCAGATCAGTCTCGTACCGCGTCTGGCGTATCTCGACCGGCGTATCAATCAGCGGATCTTCCAGCACAAAAGTGTGCCGACGATCGTCACGCAAATCCTCAAGGACCACGGCATCCAGCGCGACGCCTTCGAGTTCCGGCTCGGCAGCGACTACCCCGATCGCGAGTACTGCGTGCAATACGCCGAAAGCGATCTGGCGTTCATCCAGCGCCTGTGTGCCGAGGTCGGCATTCACTATCACTTCCAGCACAGCCCCGACGGGCACCTGTTGGTGTTCGGCGATGACCAGACGGTTTTCCCCCGTCTGCCCGAGCCGACGCTGTACCTGCCGGGCAGCGGGATGGCTGCGGATGCGCCGGCGATCAAGCGTTTCAATGTACGGCTGGAAACCCGGACCACCGCAGTCACCCGTCGCGACTACGACTTCCAGAAACCGCGTTTGCAACTCGAAAGCCGCCTCGACAGCGAACAGCGGCCGGCGCTGGAGGACTACCACTTTCCCGGTCAATTCACCGACCGTGAACACGGCAAACACCTGACTCAGCGAGCGCTGGAGCGGCACAGCGCGGATTACCGTCAGGCCGAAGGTCGCGGCGATGAATCCGCATTGGTCAGCGGGCATTTCCTATACCTGGCCGAACACCCGCGTCAGGCGTGGAATGACCTGTGGTTGATCACCGAAATAGAACACCGCGGCCGTCAACCGCAGGTACTGGAGGAGTCAGCCACCAGCGACAGCCCGGATGATTTCCAGGGCTATCGCAATACGTTTCTGGCGACGCCGTGGGACGTTTCTTTTCGCCCACCGCTGGGCCCGGAAAAGCCACGGATGCTCGGCTATCAACCCGGCGTAGTCACCGGCCCGACGGACAGCGAAATCCATTGCGACGAGTACGGTCGGGTCAAGGTTCAGCTCGCCTGGGACCGTGACGGTCAGCTCAACGAACACTCCAGTTGTTGGCTACGCGTCGCCACTGGCTGGGCTCATGACCGTTACGGCAGCGTGATGATTCCGCGCGTCGGCATGGAAGTGCTGGTGGGGTTTATCGATGCCGATGCCGACAAGCCACTGGTGATGGGCTGCCTGCCCAACGCCGCGACGCCTGTGCCCCTCGATCTGCCGGCGGACAAGACCCGCAGTATTTTCCGCAGCCAAAGCAGTCCCGGTGGCGGCGGTTACAACGAATTGCGCATCGAGGATCGCAAAGGGGCCGAGGAAATCTACCTGCGCGCCCAGCGCAACTGGACTCAGCACGTCCTTAACGATCAACAGGTGCAGGTTGATAACCAGCGCAGCATCGTCGTCACCGGCACCGCCCGCCATGAGTTGAAGGCCGACGAAAAGCGCATCACCCATGGCCAGCGACAGACCGAAGTACGGTTGGACGATCACCTGGTGGTGGTCGGCGATCGGCACATTCGCGTGAGCAATCAAGCCCTCAATGCCAGTCAGCAATTCCACGTCAGCGCCGGCCAACAAGTGGTCATCGACGGCGGCGCCAGCGCGACCATTCAGGCGGGCGGGCAGTGGATCAACATCGGCCCCGGCGGGATTTTCAGCAGCGTGCCGATTCAGGTCGGTGGGGCACCGATGGCGGCCATGGCTTCCGCGCCGAGCTTGCCGGATATGCCGTTGAAACTTGCAGCAGCCCCTGCGGCGCTGCTCAGTGCCGCGCAGATTCTCAGCCTGCAAAGCGACGCGCCGTTCTGCGAAGAGTGTGAGCGCTGCAAGGGCGGTGTCTGTGCTGCCTGATGTTTTGTCGCCTCGCGCCTGGCTGGAGCGCCAGCCACTGCAACCGTCGGAGCAACTGTTCGCGATTTTCAGCAGCGCCAGTGCCGCCGAACCGTTCAAAACCTGGCAACGCTCGATCACTGCACAAGCGCCGAGCCCGATCTGGGCCGGCACTGCCTACGCCGAGTGGGAAGCGGTGATGCCCTATGTCGGAATCGTCACCGCTGACAGTGAGTTTCTGGACTGGGTAGCCGCCACTGAGTCCCGCGATTGGGGTTGGCTGGCGGTGTCTTGCGCCACTCAAGAGGCGTTGGTCGAGCATTTGCGCAGCCTCACACACGTTCTGATGCCCAACGGCAACGCGGTGTTTTTCCGCTATTGGGATGGACGCTATTTGCTGCCGATTCTGCAGTCTGCCGAGGTTAACGCTGCGCAACTGATGCCGGTGATCGGGCGTTGCCTGATCAATGGTCAGCCACTGGATATCGGTGGTAGTGCGCTGAAAACCGCCAGGGATTTCCCCTGGTGGGAAGTATCTGAATCGCTGCTCAACCACCTCGCCACCGAGTCCGCGACAACGCATATCAACAACCTGCTGAAGTGGTTGAGCGAGGACCGCCCTGATCTTTATGAGGCGTTCTCCGAAAGCGTGTTGCGGCACAAAGTCGTGAGCTTTCTTGAGATGCCAGACCTGCCTCAAGCGCCGAAATCAGCGTTGGTGGATTACCTGATGACGGAGCTGGACTGATGGATCAGATCGTACGGATCGAGCAGGAGCTCGACGGTTTCAAAGACACACTGGTTTTGTATCGCCAACAGCTTGGCAACTTCTTGAGCCGGAATGCGGACAAGGTCAGCCGGGCGATGGACATGCCTTCGCTGTTGGACATGGAGCGGGTGATAAAACTCGGCAATACCACGACTGCGGTGAGCAGTGGCGACGATGATTTTATCTCGGGTCTTGCGCAGTGTCCGGCTAGTGGAATTCTGCAGATCGAGAGCAAGTTCGAATCGGTCTACGACATTCCGTTGGGGAGCATTCAGGTCGATGTGATTGCCAATGATGGCGGCGAAAGTACACCTGTAACACTCGATGAAAACGGTCAGGGGCAGTTCAAAGGCACGCCCGGCAAGTTCTACCGCGTTCATGTCCACAGTGAAGTTACCCCGACTCAAATCGATGACCTTTTCTCCTCCTACGACGGCCTGACCCAGGAGCTGGAAAGCTGGCTGCGCAAGGAATGGGAAGGGTTCAAGCCACAGTGGTCGCAGCAATCGGCATCCGCTTCGTTGGCGGCGGTGGGCAACGGAGTGCTCGCGGGAGGTTGGGCGGCGATTCAGGCGGTTTGGGATGGCATGGGTGAACTCGCCGACATCCTGAAAGACCCCAACGCCTATGCCGAGAAGCTGGGTGAAAGCGCCGGCAGACTTGCCGATCTGGCCGTAACCGCTCCAGACAAGATGGAAAAGGCCATGTTGCTGGCCAGCGACGAGGCGGCGCTGTGCTTGCTGATGCGCACTGCGACCTTGTGGCTGGAAGCATTGCCACCTTCGCAACTGGCCGGGTCTTCGGCTGAAGCGATTTCCAAGGTCGTGGTTGGGTTGGTCATCGACCTGTTGATTGGTTTGGTACTGAGTGTGGTCGGGGTTGGCATTGCCTGGCTGACCGTGCGCCTGGCCAAGTACAGCGCACAGATTTTTCAGGCCGCCATGGGCTTCGTGAAGTCGATGGTTGCGATCATCAACAACTTCATGGAGTACGTTGATCGCTACAAAAAGGTCGCCGCGCGCGGTGTTGCGGCGGGCCTGAAAAAAGGCCGGATGCAACTGCGCTGGGATGCCAAACGCAACACCACGCTCAAGCAAAACGAACACCACGACGACTCCCCGGATCAGGCGAAAAACCCCAACGGCGACAGCGCCGACTCAGTCGACAAAACCGCGACCAACCAATGCCCGGTGTCGATGGTCACCGGCGAAGAACTGCTGACCCTCACCGACGGTGCGCTGGACGGCATCCTGCCGTTCGACTTCACCCGACTCTATCGCACCAGCGCCGCCGAGATCGACTGCGGCCTCGGCTTTGGCTGGAGCCATTCGCTCGCCCATCGGCTGGAAATCGACGGCGACCAGGTCATCTGGATCGACCACGAAAACCGCCGCACCACGTTTCCATTGCCGAGCAGCGAACGCCCGGCGATCCACAACAGCCTGTCGCGCGCGGCAATTTACCTGGGCAATGACCCCGAAGAACTGATCCTCGCCCAGGCCGGTGGCGACACGCGGTTCTACCACTTTCACAATGGTCGGCTGACGGCGATCAGCGACGCCTACGACAACCGCTTGCGCATCACCCGCGATCGTCAGGAGCGCATCCAGCGCGTCGACAACGGCGCCGGTCGTGCCTTGCTGTTGCGCTACGACCGTGCCCACCTGATCGCTGTCGACTACCAAAGTTTTCGCCAGGCCCAGATCCTCGCCGAGGCCTGGCACACCGAACAAACCTTGGTCAGTTACCACTACGACGAACGCGATCAACTGATCGAAGCGAGCAACGCCGCCGGCGAAAGCGAGCGTTACGACTACGACGATCAACATGTGATCCTGCAGCGGCAACTGGCCGGCGGCGCGAGTTTCTTCTGGGAGTGGGAACGGTCCGGCAAGACGGCGCGCTGCGTACGGCATTGGGCGTCGTTTGCGCAGATGGACACGCGCTATGTCTGGGATGACCAGGGCCGCGTCACCGTCCGGAACATCGATGGCAGCGAAGAGGTTTACGTCCACGACGACCGGGCGCGGCTGGTGCGCCGGGTTGGGCTGGATGGCGGCGAACAGCTCAAGGCCTACGACGAGCAGGGCCGAATGGTGGCCGAGCAGGATCCGTTGGGGGCCGTCACCGAATACCGTTATGACGACGTCGGACGGTTGGTGGCGCTGATTCCACCGCAAGACGAACCGACGTCCTACGAGTATCGCAACGGTTTCCTGCATGCGCGCTATCGCGGTAAGGCGGTGTGGAAATACCGGCGCAATGCTCAGGGCGATGTCACCGAGGCGACCGATCCGGACGGTCAGGTCACCCATTACCACTACGACGACTACGGTCAGTTGCTGTCGATCCGTTACCCGGACACCAGCCGGCATGTGTTTGTCTGGAATGCCTTGGGCCAGTTGCTTGAGGAAACACTGCCGGACGGTGGGCAGCGAACGTTTTCCTACGATGCGCTGGGACGGCAGACGACTCGTCAGGACGAACACGGTGCGCTCACTCAGTACCAATGGGACGCCGTTGGCCGACTGACCCAGACGACGTTGCCGACCGGTGCCACTCGCGCCTTCAGCTACAACGCCTACGGCAAGATCACCGCCGAACGCGACGAACTGGGCCGCGTCACCCGCTACGAATACGTCGACGATCTGCACCTGGTCAGCCGCCGGATCAATGCCGACGGCACCCAGCTCAAGTATCGCTACGACAACGCGCAGCTGTTGCTCACGGAAATCGAGAATGAATCCGGCGAAACATATCGGCTGGACTACACGCCCGGCGGATTGATCCGACAGGAAACCGGATTCGATGGACGGCGAACGGCGTACGTTTACGACCTCAACGGCCATTTGCTGGAGAAAACCGAATTCGGCGATGACGGCTCGCAGCTGATCACCGGGTACGAGCGGGATGCGGAAGGGCGGCTGTTAGTCAAAACCTTGCCCGACGGCATCCAGGTCGAATACCGCTACGACAGCCTCGGCCGATTGGTCAGCGTCGACGACGGCCACGACCATCCGCTGGAATTCGAATACGACCAGCAGGACCGGCTGATCACCGAGCATCAGGGCTGGGGCACGCTGCGTTATGGCTACGACGCCTGCGGCCAACTTAACCGCCTGCGCCTGCCGGATGGCAGCAAGCTCGACTACCACCACGCCAAGGGTGGCGCGCTGACGGACATCGACCTCAACGGCGCACGGCTTACAGATCACACGTACAAGTCGGGTCGAGAAGTACAGCGCCAGCAAGGCCTGCTGCTCAGCGAATATGCCTACGACGACCAGGGCCGGCTAAAGGCCCACGCCGTCAGCCAACAGCAAAAAAGCCTGTACCGCCGCGACTATGCCTACAGCCTCAACGGCAATCTCGACCACATCGCCGACACCCGCCACGGCCAGCGCAGTTACCAGTACGACCCGCTGAACCGGCTGACCCGCGTCCGCCACACCCGCGACGACCCACCGGAAAGCTTCGCCCACGACCCCGCCGGCAACCTGCTGATGCAGGACCGCCCCGGCCCGACGACCGTCAAAGGCAATCGCCTGCTGATGCAAGGCGACCGTCATTACGACTACGACGCCTTCGGCAACCTGATCCGCGAACGCCGTGGCACCGGGCAGAAACTGGTCACCGAATACCGCTACGACTGCCAGCATCGGCTGGTCGGCGTCACGTTGCCGGATGGAAGTTGCGCGAGCTATCGCTACGATGCCTTCGGTCGCCGCATCGCCAAAACCGTCGACGGCCAAACTACCGAGTTCTTCTGGCAGGGCGACCAAGTCGTCGCTGAAAGCAGCAAAGAGCACTACCGCAGCTACGTCTACGAGCCGGGCAACTTCCGCCCGTTGGCCATGCTCGACGGCAAAGGCCCGAAAAAGGCCTGCCCGTTCTACTACCAGCTCGATCACCTGGGCACACCGCAGGAACTGACGGATTTTGGCGGCGAGATTGTCTGGTCGGCGAAGTACAACGCCTACGGCAAAGTCACTCACCAGACGTTCGGCGGGGGCGAGCAACTTGAACAACCGTTACGGTTTCAGGGCCAATACTTCGACGCCGAGAGCGGTCTGCACTACAACCGGCATCGATACTATGATCCAGAGGTTGGTCGGTATCTGACACCGGATCCGATCAAGTTGGCGGGTGGGCTGAACCAGTACCAGTACACGCCGAATCCGACGGGGTGGGTTGATCCGTTGGGGTTGAGCGGGAATTGTCCGCCGCCGAATAAGCCTGGGTGTGGGGCGCCGGATGATACGACTGGCGCTAGGGTGGATGAGGGTGAACCGCAACTTCCGAAGCTGACGGGTGAGCAGCGGCGGGCGCGGATTGATGAGCTGGCTGAGGCGAATGCGAAGCGGCGTGTTGAAGAAATGGAAGCAAAATATGATATGCACACAGTCAAAAAACACAGCTCAGAAATATCTGACCAAGCGCTCAATCAACGAGCAGTTAATGGGGCCGA
The Pseudomonas sp. GR 6-02 genome window above contains:
- the putA gene encoding trifunctional transcriptional regulator/proline dehydrogenase/L-glutamate gamma-semialdehyde dehydrogenase, which gives rise to MATTTLGVKLDDPTRERLKAAATSIDRTPHWLIKQAIFNYLEKLEGGATLSELNGLNGKEVDEAGEVHVDHAHQCFLEFAESILPQSVLRASITAAYRRPEPEVVPMLIEQARLPAPMAEATNKLAASIAEKLRNQKSAGGRAGIVQGLLQEFSLSSQEGVALMCLAEALLRIPDKGTRDALIRDKISTGNWQPHLGNSPSLFVNAATWGLLLTGKLVATHNEAGLTSSLSRIIGKSGEPMIRKGVDMAMRLMGEQFVTGETIAEALANASKFEAKGFRYSYDMLGEAALTEHDAQKYLASYEQAIHAIGKASHGRGIYEGPGISIKLSALHPRYSRAQYERVMDELYPRLLSLTLLAKQYDIGLNIDAEEADRLELSLDLLERLCFEPQLTGWNGIGFVIQAYQKRCPYVIDYVIDLARRSRHRLMIRLVKGAYWDSEIKRAQVEGLEGYPVYTRKVYTDVSYIACARKLLSVPEVIYPQFATHNAHTLSAIYHIAGQNYYPGQYEFQCLHGMGEPLYEQVVGKVSEGKLNRPCRVYAPVGTHETLLAYLVRRLLENGANTSFVNRIADQSISIQELVADPVASIEQMATLEGGFGLPHPRIPLPRDLYGAERANSSGIDMANEHRLASLSCALLATAHNNWKAAPMLGCASSTESPAPVLNPSDLRDVVGHVQEATVEDVDNAIQCALNAAPIWQATPPAERAAILERAADLMEGEIQPLMGLLAREAGKTFANAIAEVREAVDFLRYYAVQARNDFTNDAHRPLGPVVCISPWNFPLAIFSGQVAAALAAGNPVLAKPAEQTPLVAAQAVRLLLEAGIPEGVLQLLPGRGETVGARLVGDDRVKGVMFTGSTEVARLLQRNIAGRLDAQGRPIPLIAETGGQNAMIVDSSALTEQVVIDVVSSAFDSAGQRCSALRVLCLQEDSADRVIEMLKGAMAECRLGNPERLSVDIGPVIDAEAKAGIEKHIQAMRDKGRNVYQVAIANSEEVKRGTFVMPTLIELESFDELQREIFGPVLHVVRYKRKDIDQLIGQINASGYGLTLGVHTRIDETIAKVIDNVNAGNVYVNRNIVGAVVGVQPFGGEGLSGTGPKAGGPLYLYRLLSTRPTDAIEQSFARGDAIVAPDVRLRDAMSKPLTALQAWADSNKLTDLSALCVQFAAQSQSGITRVLAGPTGERNSYAILPREHVLCLADVEGDLLTQLAAVLAVGGSAVWPDAEPGKALFARLPKEVQARIKRVADWTKDEVVVDAVLHHGHSDQLRAVCQQVAKRAGAIVGVHGLSQGETNIALERLVIERALSVNTAAAGGNASLMTIG
- the putP gene encoding sodium/proline symporter PutP codes for the protein MSVSNPTLITFVIYIAAMVLIGFMAYRSTNNLSDYILGGRSLGSVVTALSAGASDMSGWLLMGLPGAIYMSGLSESWIAIGLIVGAYLNWLFVAGRLRVQTEHNGDALTLPDYFSSRFEDKSGLLRIISAVVILVFFTIYCASGIVAGARLFESTFGMSYETALWAGAAATIAYTFVGGFLAVSWTDTVQATLMIFALLLTPIIVLLATGGIDTTFLAIEAQDPSNFDMLKNTTFIGVISLMGWGLGYFGQPHILARFMAADSVKSIANARRISMTWMILCLGGTVAVGFFGIAYFSANPALALPVSENHERVFIELAKILFNPWVAGVLLSAILAAVMSTLSCQLLVCSSALTEDFYKTFLRKSASQVELVWVGRAMVLLVALIAIALAANPQNRVLGLVSYAWAGFGAAFGPVVLISVIWKNMTRNGALAGILVGATTVIVWKHFELLGLYEIIPGFIFASLAIYIVSKMGAPTSGMLSRFAAAEKDFRLNQ
- a CDS encoding type VI secretion system Vgr family protein, with the translated sequence MFAPANQPRFTLTLDGVQNELKVLEFTGKEAISQPYRFDLELVSERPDIELESLLHRQAFLSFDAQGSGIHGQIFRVGQSDSGHRLTGYQISLVPRLAYLDRRINQRIFQHKSVPTIVTQILKDHGIQRDAFEFRLGSDYPDREYCVQYAESDLAFIQRLCAEVGIHYHFQHSPDGHLLVFGDDQTVFPRLPEPTLYLPGSGMAADAPAIKRFNVRLETRTTAVTRRDYDFQKPRLQLESRLDSEQRPALEDYHFPGQFTDREHGKHLTQRALERHSADYRQAEGRGDESALVSGHFLYLAEHPRQAWNDLWLITEIEHRGRQPQVLEESATSDSPDDFQGYRNTFLATPWDVSFRPPLGPEKPRMLGYQPGVVTGPTDSEIHCDEYGRVKVQLAWDRDGQLNEHSSCWLRVATGWAHDRYGSVMIPRVGMEVLVGFIDADADKPLVMGCLPNAATPVPLDLPADKTRSIFRSQSSPGGGGYNELRIEDRKGAEEIYLRAQRNWTQHVLNDQQVQVDNQRSIVVTGTARHELKADEKRITHGQRQTEVRLDDHLVVVGDRHIRVSNQALNASQQFHVSAGQQVVIDGGASATIQAGGQWINIGPGGIFSSVPIQVGGAPMAAMASAPSLPDMPLKLAAAPAALLSAAQILSLQSDAPFCEECERCKGGVCAA
- a CDS encoding DUF4123 domain-containing protein; translated protein: MLPDVLSPRAWLERQPLQPSEQLFAIFSSASAAEPFKTWQRSITAQAPSPIWAGTAYAEWEAVMPYVGIVTADSEFLDWVAATESRDWGWLAVSCATQEALVEHLRSLTHVLMPNGNAVFFRYWDGRYLLPILQSAEVNAAQLMPVIGRCLINGQPLDIGGSALKTARDFPWWEVSESLLNHLATESATTHINNLLKWLSEDRPDLYEAFSESVLRHKVVSFLEMPDLPQAPKSALVDYLMTELD